AATTATTCCAATTCGGGTGTATTAACCCTGTGTCAGGGGTGCGTCCCGACAAGAACGCGATCAAAGATCGCTCAGTGTCCCCGAATCCTGCATTTCGCACAAATTTCTCCGAAACCGCGGGGGTGTCGGATTGTGCTGTCGATGCGAGCGAGGCTCCTCCAAGTCTAAGTTTGGGGAAGGTGAGGAGAAAATTTTGCGAAACGGACGGATCCGAATCCACAAAGTCAGCCTATAAGGGCTATTCCCTCTGCCAACCAATCTTACCACGCGAACTATGCGTATCAGGTATTGCTACTCCTGTACCCCAAGTTCTGCCCGACCCACAATCAGCCCCTGACAAAGTCCATTTCCACCAGGGCATACTCTATTCGTTGTTCACACCCAGACTGTCAGCACCAGCAATCACGCTTCAGCCACACCCCCCTGCACCATTTCAAACTCCCCATCTGGATGTTTGGCTGGGCCCTGCACGAATCCATTGCGCGATATCCCCAAGTTTTGTCCGCTTCTGAAATAGAGCGCCGGCTCGGTATCTCAAAGAACTCCGCCCTGCTCCTAAAACGCAGGCTTCAACTATTCGCCTCCGACCAGATGGAGAAAGTTAAATCTCTGATGCAAAGAGAGCTAACCGAAAAGTTTCCTGACTCCGCCTCCGGCGAAACCAAACTACCACCCACCGCAGGCGATCAACACGTCTCTACCGTTCTCGGCGACCGACCTGTTCCCCAAGCCGACTCTTGTGTCCTGTACTCAGCCTCCCAACGCGCAAACCAGGGACGTAAGCGGCACAAGCACACCGGTCAGACAGCATCCATCTACCTTGCAAACAAACTCGGCGGAAAACAAGTCGGGACACTCGTCCACACCCTGTCCTGGAAAGGCGGTCCTATCATATACGACTCAATCCCCAACAACCAGGCTCAAACACTCCGACCCTTATTAGACAAGTATATACCAAAGAACGTGCCCCTGTTCACCGACGAAGGCTACAAGTTCTACTACCGAATCAATCGAAACCACCGGATGGTGAATCACAACAGAAAGTCCGCAGACCCCCGTTACAAATGGGCACGTAATCGTTGGTCAATCAACGGGATCCACAACCAGGTCGCCGAAGGCAACCACCGAAACCTGAAGTACCACTTCACCGCAGGTTACTCATACATCCGACCAGAGTTCAGTCAGCTGTACCTGAACGAATACGCCTTCTGGAAGAGCTTAAAGTATTACGGCTGGAGTAAGCTCATAGACCAGAGATTAAGAGACCACTTAGAAAACAGCCAGACTCAAAGGTCGGCACAAGAACAGGTAGAGCAAAGCTCCCGCAGCGCAACCGGAACCAAAGGTTCCTGCGGTTCTACCGCAACTACACTTACTTCAGATTTCCCTGTCCAGCTTCAGTACCCCAGACCCATGAAGCCATACGTTCGAAGAACACCCAACGCTAAACGCAAAGATAACACAGCCAGGAACGAAGCTCGAATTCCACAGGAGTCGACCCAAGAATATTCACCCCAGAAGACAAAAACTCAAAACTTTGTTGACAACTTCAAAAATCCCGAATCGTCTATAGATTCCCGACGAGCGTTAAATCTTCCTTCTTCCAATGCGATAGCATCCCAAGATGCAATCGCATTCCCCTCAAGAGAACAAAACAAATACGTTCTCTCTTCCCCGATTGCAGTTTCTGCAAACCTGTCTTCAGGATCTTCTCTTTCTAAGGTCACTGGTTCGAATCCTGCATTTCGCATTATCGAAAGTGAGCAAGTCCCAACATCGGCAACCGGATCTGACAGCTTCGCTGTCAGCCCGGACCCGACAAGTTTGGGGTTTGTGAGCTTGAGATATCCCCTGAAGAATTGGCTACAAGTGCGCCTGCAATCCCTGCAATACAAACCGCCTACACTCGAAGAAAGAAAATCTTGGGGCACCCAGGGGGAGGAAGGCTTATCCGCCGGCGAGCTCTCCACCCTCCTGTCTCCCCAACAACTCACCGATCACGAAACCGCGAAGCGAGATTACGAATCATTCCTAGACCGACAGACAAAATCAGACAAGGCTTCGCAGAAGCTCTACGAGTATTACGCCGCCCGCCTATGGGAGTTCCTCGACGAAGGCGAATGGAGCGATCTTGACTCCGTGATCGACACAGCCAACATCCCGCGTGCCAAGGCCTACCGGATCATCCGGCTTTGGGCCCTGCGCGGATTCGCCTCCGTCGTCGATCGCAGCCACCCTGACGGGTACAACTTCAAATTTATCTACGATTTGAAGAGGACTTTCCCATTCCTGCCCAACATCCGGTACGTCCTGCGCCGCTCCGAGTTCGCCAACTTCCACGCCCTGTACGAACAAAAAGTCCAGCGCCACTACGTTCAGCGCAAATCCAAGGAGAAGTACCAATGACCCCGGAGCCCTGCCGCCGCTCGTTTTCATTCTTCTTCCTCTCCGGACACATTGGACGCATTTTTTCATGCTTTTCAGGTTCCATCGTCAGGCAGGTGATATCTGAAATCCCCGCTAACGATGCTCTCTTGCCAGCCGTATCAGCTCCCAAAGTTAACCGTATCTCACTCAGACCCGGAATCCTTGAACAAAAAGCCATCCAACTGGATGCAGGAGATTAAATGAATACACAAGTCCAAGAGAAGTCTCAAGTCAAAAATCGACCAGCGACAACAGTCGAATTCGAACGTTGGTACATGCGGAGCGATACCCCGTTTCAAAACGGCACCCTTGAGTTCAAAACACGCCAGTTTTCAACGAGCCCGGGACATTTGCCCCTGTCCGGCAATTATCGAGAAAACTCTCGGGGGCTTTACGAAAACCTGGAATTTCTTGAATTCCTTCACTCAACCATTACCCAAGTGGAGCCCGACGGTGCTCACGTCTCCGATCCCGATGACTGTCTGCGAGCCCTGCAACGTGCCCTTGGCGGTGCACTATTTCTCCCCAACCCATACCCAGCAGTCATTAGCATCGCCGGCAATACCCCAAGGTTCTTGCTCATGGAGGTCTTGAAGCGTTCACTCGGCGACCGGGTGGTTCATCTCAGCTCCCAAGATCTCGATCAAATCACAAGTCTGACTCGGAACGGGCTCTGGCGTTTAACGAATGCACGCTTGCTGCTCATTGATATTCCCCGGCGCGTGACGGATCAAGAAAAAGAAATACTGATCAGCCTGCTTTATCGGACATCCGTTTCTACCGGCATGCAGTACGATCCCTTTATGCGTCCATTTTCAGCCATACCAGTACTCTTCACCCCCGACGAGACCTGTTCAGACCCGACAGGTATTTCCGACGACCAAACCTCAGTCCAGACATTCATGCTCCGCGATGAAGGCCGCACGAGTCTCTGCCTGCATCAACACTTAAACGCGGCTATCGCACAGGATCAAATCGATCTATTCCTGTGCTGGCTGCTCGACGGTGCCTACCTGGAAGATGAGTTCCGGAAAGAACCCGAAAACAGGCTACTCTCAATCCCAGAACTCAGCTGATCATCATCGGGGCGGCCTCGCGCCGCCCTTCTTTTGCCAAGCTCCCGGTTCTTTCATTTACCAGAAAATTCTCTCACCCGCACCGGCATCATTTTTCATGTTAATGTTTCATTTCACTATGGAATCAAAACCAACATATAAATTCACCGCCAAGGATTTCTATTCTCTCCTTGAAAGACAGAACTACCGCTGCGCCCTGTCCGGCCGCGAGCTTACGCCTGAAAACACAGACGCCGAACATATCTTGCCTCTCGACTCAGGGGGGTCCCACACTCCTCAGAATATTTATCTCATTGTGCGTGATGCCGCTCGTCTCAAACGCCATCTGACCGAAGCGCAGGTCATCGATCTTTGCTTCGACATCCT
The sequence above is a segment of the Turneriella parva DSM 21527 genome. Coding sequences within it:
- a CDS encoding transposase, giving the protein MSASEIERRLGISKNSALLLKRRLQLFASDQMEKVKSLMQRELTEKFPDSASGETKLPPTAGDQHVSTVLGDRPVPQADSCVLYSASQRANQGRKRHKHTGQTASIYLANKLGGKQVGTLVHTLSWKGGPIIYDSIPNNQAQTLRPLLDKYIPKNVPLFTDEGYKFYYRINRNHRMVNHNRKSADPRYKWARNRWSINGIHNQVAEGNHRNLKYHFTAGYSYIRPEFSQLYLNEYAFWKSLKYYGWSKLIDQRLRDHLENSQTQRSAQEQVEQSSRSATGTKGSCGSTATTLTSDFPVQLQYPRPMKPYVRRTPNAKRKDNTARNEARIPQESTQEYSPQKTKTQNFVDNFKNPESSIDSRRALNLPSSNAIASQDAIAFPSREQNKYVLSSPIAVSANLSSGSSLSKVTGSNPAFRIIESEQVPTSATGSDSFAVSPDPTSLGFVSLRYPLKNWLQVRLQSLQYKPPTLEERKSWGTQGEEGLSAGELSTLLSPQQLTDHETAKRDYESFLDRQTKSDKASQKLYEYYAARLWEFLDEGEWSDLDSVIDTANIPRAKAYRIIRLWALRGFASVVDRSHPDGYNFKFIYDLKRTFPFLPNIRYVLRRSEFANFHALYEQKVQRHYVQRKSKEKYQ
- a CDS encoding HNH endonuclease, with translation MESKPTYKFTAKDFYSLLERQNYRCALSGRELTPENTDAEHILPLDSGGSHTPQNIYLIVRDAARLKRHLTEAQVIDLCFDILKTRGPAFGITVTKVS